The following coding sequences are from one Seonamhaeicola sp. ML3 window:
- a CDS encoding sulfite exporter TauE/SafE family protein, with protein sequence MLQTENIYYFLLILPVVSFLYSSVGHGGASGYLALMALFSFAPETMKPTALLLNLFVAGISFYYYYKEGYFNKKLFISFAIASVPLAFLGGRIEVDASVYKKILAVLLIFAILKMLNVFGKESNSIKQVKLWQGLLVGGIIGFFSGLIGIGGGIILSPVILLLHWGKMKEAAAVSALFIWVNSASGLVGQLSSGVTLEMATFVLVAIALVGGVLGGYYGSKKINNKHLRYILAFVLIIACAKLMFT encoded by the coding sequence ATGCTGCAAACTGAGAACATATATTATTTTTTACTGATACTTCCTGTTGTATCGTTTTTATACTCCAGTGTAGGACATGGAGGTGCTAGTGGTTATTTAGCATTAATGGCACTGTTTTCATTTGCTCCAGAAACTATGAAGCCTACTGCCCTATTGCTTAATTTGTTTGTGGCGGGCATTTCGTTTTACTACTATTATAAGGAAGGATATTTCAATAAAAAGTTGTTTATATCATTCGCCATTGCTTCCGTCCCCTTAGCTTTTCTGGGAGGTCGTATTGAAGTAGATGCTTCGGTTTATAAAAAGATACTAGCCGTCCTTTTAATATTTGCCATTCTTAAAATGCTGAATGTTTTTGGAAAGGAAAGCAACTCGATAAAACAAGTAAAACTTTGGCAAGGACTCCTTGTTGGAGGTATTATCGGATTCTTTTCCGGATTAATTGGCATTGGTGGCGGTATTATTCTAAGTCCAGTGATTTTATTGCTCCATTGGGGTAAAATGAAAGAAGCTGCCGCTGTTTCTGCGCTATTCATTTGGGTAAATTCTGCATCTGGACTAGTAGGTCAGTTAAGTAGCGGCGTTACATTAGAAATGGCAACTTTTGTATTAGTGGCTATTGCTCTAGTTGGTGGTGTTTTAGGCGGTTACTACGGAAGCAAAAAAATAAATAACAAACACTTAAGGTACATTTTAGCATTTGTATTAATCATT
- a CDS encoding winged helix-turn-helix domain-containing protein encodes MSYKIKSRIWIESDNNVLLGEGRVHLLKAIQETGSLSKAAKSLNISYKKAWQLLDSVNKSAKKPVTINSIGGKGGGGAELTEYGHSLISAFDEINKNCWAFLDDQLQKIERL; translated from the coding sequence ATGAGTTACAAAATTAAAAGTCGTATTTGGATTGAATCTGATAACAATGTTTTGTTAGGTGAAGGACGCGTTCATTTACTAAAGGCCATACAAGAAACCGGCTCATTGTCTAAAGCTGCAAAATCGTTAAATATATCTTACAAAAAGGCGTGGCAATTGTTGGATTCGGTTAATAAATCGGCTAAAAAACCAGTAACCATTAATAGTATAGGTGGCAAAGGTGGTGGTGGTGCCGAATTAACAGAGTATGGCCATTCCTTAATTAGCGCATTCGATGAAATCAATAAAAACTGTTGGGCCTTTTTAGATGACCAACTTCAAAAAATTGAACGCTTATAA